Genomic segment of Coffea arabica cultivar ET-39 chromosome 1e, Coffea Arabica ET-39 HiFi, whole genome shotgun sequence:
GATCAAGACtttgcccctttttttttttgtgggagcAATTGTCAAGTAACACTAACTAACATAACAAAACATCCCTAACCAAGCAAGAATTATTTATTTACCAATTGCatatggatgattgatgataaaatattttttgtggGGCTTattgagaaaataatgaaaaacaCTCAATTCAACTGATGTAGTACGTCTTTCTCCCAGCCTGAAGGATTAGCCTTATTTATTCAATTAAATGCAACCTCATATTACTTTAAATTCTTTAAAAGTCCTGTTTAGAAATTAATGAGTACTTCTTTAATCTACACAGCCTAATCAAATTCCTTCAATTCGTCAAAAGGCCAGTGGAGTGTGCTTGAGGATGGGTCCCTATTTGGAGCGTCTGCAACGAACCTGCAGGAAACCTGTTCCCGCCCATTCCTTCATTCGAAACTTCGGAGACTTTTTCCCTGCTACTACCATTAAATAGTAGTAGTAAATACCAGTTTTCTGCTTTAATTTGAAAGCGGAAAAGTTGTTCAAATACAACGCATATTCATACTCGGCTTAACTTACTTCCCTCTGTAGATTATCTGCCATGGATCTTCATCCTCGCACCCCATTTCCAGGTATCATTCGTTCGTCATTGTTTCCTTTTACTCTAATATTTTAGATGCATGGCTTTTCCTTATGAGTCCTAGTTTTTTCCATCACCTGAGTTAATTACAGGAAAAACCCGGGTTCTGAAATCAAGAACTGATGGAAAAGCTTCTGAAGCACCAAAAGTGAATGTTAAGGAATCCCATGTCAACAGGTACAGAACTTAAGCACGAGAATTTTTACTTATGAAGTTTCAATCTCTCAGGCGTTTTAAAATTCGACCGGTCTCTTTCAGGGAAAGAAGGGTTTTCGGAACAGTAAGAAACCAAAATGCACCGACAAAGCCAGTGACGAACGAAAAGCCCACGAAAAAGCCCTTTTCTGTGGTTCCTCAAAAACCGACAAAAATGCCAATCAATGCCACTGCTGTTGAAGAAACCGCTGCAACTCCAAAGAAACCGTCtgagaataataataatgttgtTGCAAGGAGCAAGAAGAAGACCGTGAATTTTTGCGAAAAGGTTGAGGAAAATAAGGATAAGATATTGCAGGAGGGTGATGTTTCAGCAGGAGTTCAAACTCCTCTAAGATCGCCCTTTTTGATTAAGCCTAATGTTGTGGGGACGCCTTACCACAGTGCTGAGAGATGCAGCAAATGCAGATTCGACAAGCTTGAGACATCCTCGTATTGGCTCGGTCAAATCAGATTAGCTGAGTCCGTTGGGAAGCATTTTGTTTCTGCTGCTTTCTTCCGATTGGCTGCTGAATGCAAAGCAGAGGTATTATTTCCTTTAcagtctttttcttctttcttcttttttttttttttttttggaattagCAGAGGTACTTTTAGACCTTTCATCAATTGCTGCTACAAAGATTTTGGTCTGTTATCtaaattctcaaaagtaataCTAAACAAGAAGAGGGAAAAATGATAATTGACAATTGAATTGCAATTATCTCCTAGATTGTGTGCAGTGGAATGAAAGAGTACTGAAGTGGctgtttttaaattatttgtcCTTAGCCATTTCGAAACACTAAAGTTGAGCTGAAGAAATATTTGGGGCGACACGAGTACTTATCTGGAGAAAAAGAGTGGAAAGATTTGTCTATTAGCTATGGATTAATGAAGGAGGAAAGCAACTTCTGCCACAATAACAAGGAGGAAGAGGCAATTGAAGACAGCGGTCACCCCGGAGACACTCGTGATGATGAACAAGAGAAGCAAATCATGGAACCAGTCGCTGGAGAGCCTGGGAATGAATGAGAGGGAGTCTCACTTGTCTAATGAAATGCTTAGCATTTTGTTGTGAAGAGaagtttttacattttagatATTGAAAAATCTTGCAAGAAATCAGTAGTATTAATGAGGTGTAGtagttttggttttgatttCATTCAGTGGTGCCTTAGCCCGTATCCAGAAGGGTACTTCAAGAACCTTGTATTACATTTACATGTAGGAAGTGGATGTTTGTAGAATCAGAATCGGATAGTGGATATTGGATGATGATATGCTATGCAAGTACTACAATTTGATGACATTCTTGATTCATTCATTAAAGCGCATTTAGgtcccgtttggattgcatttttcgtcatttttcatgaaaaaattactgtagcgatttgatgtatgtgaggaaaaaaggtaataaagaaatgtgttcacggaaaatgataaaatttttcTACGGAAAACAGCAATCCAAGCAAGGCCTTATTAGTTTTCTCTCCTCTTACTGGAGCGCCTTTCATTGCTCCAGCAACACTCAAAATCCATGCCAAAAAAGATAGAAAAACAGAGTGGCATCCGGGGGATTGTTTGAACTTGGAAGAGATAAGGTGAGACAAAAGGGGCATTCCGAGAATTGAACTCGGGACCTCTCGCACCCTAAGCGAGAATCATACCACTAGACCAAATGCCCTTTTGTGGTGATACAAGTTTTGCAATTCGGActataaatagaacaaaagtCGATATGTCCATATAAATGCAGAATTAACTTCCTTTCTCCTGTTTGTATGTTTAAAAACCTATGTCCATAGAATTTATGAAATATCATGTTTATCATTTGGAGTTTTGGTTAAAGTTTAACTTTTGCATCGGACAAGTAATTCTATCAAAGTGTATGAGAATTGGATGTGcttgttttggaatggtaataATTTGTACCCAGTAAAAATTCTCGTTGCATAATTGCGTTTGTGATATCTGAGTGTCTTTGTGAGATTGCTAGAGAGAGAGCAAAATACAATACTCTTCGAccccaattaaaaaaaaaaaagaactgctATTATAtctattatttttctcaaaaccaaaaaaagcaTCAAGCGCTTAGTACATAACATtgttaattatatatatatatatatatatattctacaTTCCTAGGATAGTGAGTGACTTCATATCA
This window contains:
- the LOC113708224 gene encoding uncharacterized protein — encoded protein: MDLHPRTPFPGKTRVLKSRTDGKASEAPKVNVKESHVNRERRVFGTVRNQNAPTKPVTNEKPTKKPFSVVPQKPTKMPINATAVEETAATPKKPSENNNNVVARSKKKTVNFCEKVEENKDKILQEGDVSAGVQTPLRSPFLIKPNVVGTPYHSAERCSKCRFDKLETSSYWLGQIRLAESVGKHFVSAAFFRLAAECKAEPFRNTKVELKKYLGRHEYLSGEKEWKDLSISYGLMKEESNFCHNNKEEEAIEDSGHPGDTRDDEQEKQIMEPVAGEPGNE